One Fibrobacter sp. UBA4297 DNA window includes the following coding sequences:
- a CDS encoding putative toxin-antitoxin system toxin component, PIN family has product MKCYAVIDTNVLVSALLKWDSIPGQVVQQTYTHEIIPVFNDSILQEYEEVLSREKFHFPKETVEFLLSRLKTIGENMTTVESLVGNFPDPKDVVFFEVTMEKNKTDDAFLVTGNLKHFPKHPKVVTPAEMLRILDNM; this is encoded by the coding sequence ATGAAATGCTACGCAGTCATTGACACGAACGTGCTGGTCTCCGCATTGCTAAAATGGGATTCCATTCCAGGGCAGGTCGTGCAACAAACCTACACCCACGAGATTATTCCCGTTTTCAATGATTCTATCTTACAAGAATACGAAGAAGTGCTCTCCCGTGAAAAATTTCATTTTCCAAAAGAGACTGTCGAATTTTTGCTTTCACGCTTAAAGACAATCGGTGAAAACATGACAACCGTAGAATCGCTTGTTGGCAATTTTCCAGACCCCAAAGACGTCGTATTTTTTGAAGTCACAATGGAAAAGAATAAAACCGATGACGCGTTTCTTGTCACGGGAAACCTGAAGCATTTTCCAAAGCACCCCAAAGTCGTCACTCCAGCAGAAATGCTGCGTATTTTAGACAATATGTAA
- a CDS encoding type II toxin-antitoxin system RelB/DinJ family antitoxin: MSSTLLQVRVDEKTRSAAGSIYEKLGIDLPTAVRMFLARTILENGIPFSMKLRPAAPADVLEAMKQASQSAADAGVADMSLDEINDEIAQVRAGK; this comes from the coding sequence ATGTCAAGTACGCTATTGCAAGTCAGGGTGGACGAAAAGACCCGTTCTGCAGCAGGAAGCATATACGAAAAGCTCGGCATCGACTTGCCGACAGCCGTCCGCATGTTCCTTGCCAGAACCATTCTGGAAAACGGCATACCCTTCAGTATGAAGCTCCGTCCAGCCGCTCCCGCCGATGTTCTCGAAGCCATGAAACAGGCTTCGCAGTCTGCCGCCGATGCAGGAGTTGCAGATATGTCTCTTGATGAAATCAACGACGAAATCGCACAGGTCCGAGCCGGCAAATGA
- a CDS encoding fumarate reductase/succinate dehydrogenase flavoprotein subunit, producing MILDSKIPGGSIEEKWTKHKFELKLVNPANKRKFTVIVVGTGLAGASAAASLGELGYNVKSFCIQDSPRRAHSIAAQGGINAAKNYKNDGDSVYRLFYDTVKGGDFRAREANVHRLAENSNLIIDQCVAQGVPFGREYGGLLDNRSFGGTQVSRTFYARGQTGQQLLLGAYQALMRQVAAGKVKMFPRREMMDLVVIDGKARGIIVRNLITGELESHVADAVCLCTGGYGNVYYLSTNAQGSNVTAAFRAYKRGALFANPCYTQIHPTCIPRHGDLQSKLTLMSESLRNDGRIWVPRKAGDTRSPDQIPEEERYYYLEEKYPSFGNLVPRDVASRNAKQVCDAGLGVGNTKQAVYLDFADAIQRMGVAGVSAKYGNLFQMYEKITDEDPYKVPMRIFPAIHYTMGGLWVDYDLMSTIPGCFVLGEANFSDHGANRLGASALMQGLSDGYFVIPFTIGGYFAGTKLEKVSESDAAFEDCKKQTEERIHKLLSIKGHRTVNDIHRELGNIMWEYVGMARNEAGLKTALEKIPALRQEFWENVNVLGSEGSFNQNLERAGRVADFLEFAEVLTLDALHRKESCGGHFREESQTPEGEAKRDDENFCYVGAWEYKGDGITPELSKEPLTFDNVHLATRSYK from the coding sequence ATGATTCTTGATTCTAAAATCCCCGGTGGTTCCATCGAAGAAAAGTGGACCAAGCACAAGTTCGAACTCAAGCTCGTGAACCCGGCTAACAAGCGTAAGTTCACAGTGATCGTCGTGGGTACTGGCCTTGCAGGTGCATCTGCTGCCGCATCCCTCGGTGAACTTGGTTACAATGTCAAGTCTTTCTGCATCCAGGATAGCCCGCGCCGTGCCCATTCCATTGCTGCACAGGGCGGTATCAACGCTGCTAAGAACTACAAGAACGATGGCGACTCCGTTTATCGTTTGTTCTACGATACCGTTAAGGGTGGTGACTTCCGCGCTCGCGAAGCCAACGTGCACCGCTTGGCAGAAAACTCCAACTTGATTATTGACCAGTGCGTCGCTCAGGGCGTTCCGTTCGGTCGTGAATACGGTGGCCTTTTGGACAACCGCTCTTTCGGTGGTACGCAGGTTTCCCGTACGTTCTACGCACGTGGTCAGACGGGTCAGCAGCTCCTCCTCGGTGCATACCAGGCTCTCATGCGCCAGGTTGCCGCCGGTAAGGTGAAGATGTTCCCGCGTCGCGAAATGATGGACCTCGTCGTGATCGACGGCAAGGCTCGCGGTATCATCGTTCGTAACCTCATCACTGGCGAACTCGAAAGCCACGTTGCAGACGCTGTCTGCCTTTGCACTGGTGGTTATGGTAACGTCTACTACCTCTCCACGAACGCTCAGGGCTCCAACGTCACGGCCGCATTCCGTGCTTATAAGCGCGGCGCTCTCTTTGCAAACCCGTGCTACACGCAGATCCACCCGACCTGCATTCCGCGCCATGGCGACCTTCAGTCCAAGCTCACCTTGATGAGTGAATCCCTCCGTAACGACGGTCGTATTTGGGTTCCGCGCAAGGCTGGCGATACCCGTTCTCCGGACCAGATCCCGGAAGAAGAACGTTACTACTACCTCGAAGAAAAGTACCCGAGCTTCGGTAACCTGGTGCCGCGTGACGTGGCATCCCGTAACGCCAAGCAGGTCTGCGATGCAGGTCTCGGCGTGGGTAACACCAAGCAGGCAGTGTACCTCGACTTCGCCGACGCTATCCAGCGTATGGGCGTTGCAGGTGTCTCTGCCAAGTACGGCAACCTCTTCCAGATGTACGAAAAGATCACAGACGAAGACCCGTACAAGGTCCCGATGCGCATCTTCCCGGCTATCCACTACACCATGGGTGGCCTCTGGGTTGACTATGATTTGATGTCCACCATCCCGGGCTGCTTCGTTCTTGGTGAAGCAAACTTCTCCGACCACGGTGCAAACCGTCTCGGCGCTTCTGCTCTTATGCAGGGCCTCTCCGACGGTTACTTCGTCATTCCGTTCACCATCGGCGGCTACTTCGCGGGCACCAAGCTCGAAAAGGTCTCTGAATCCGATGCTGCCTTCGAAGACTGCAAGAAGCAGACCGAAGAACGCATCCACAAGCTCCTCTCCATCAAGGGTCACCGCACTGTTAACGATATCCATCGTGAACTCGGTAACATCATGTGGGAATACGTTGGCATGGCTCGTAACGAAGCCGGCCTCAAGACGGCTCTCGAAAAGATTCCGGCACTCCGCCAGGAATTCTGGGAAAACGTCAACGTGCTCGGCTCCGAAGGTTCCTTCAACCAGAACCTCGAACGTGCTGGCCGCGTTGCTGACTTCCTCGAATTCGCCGAAGTCCTCACTCTCGACGCTCTCCATCGTAAAGAATCTTGCGGTGGCCACTTCCGTGAAGAAAGCCAGACTCCGGAAGGCGAAGCAAAGCGCGATGACGAAAACTTCTGCTACGTCGGTGCTTGGGAATACAAGGGCGACGGTATCACACCGGAACTCTCCAAGGAACCTCTTACCTTTGATAACGTCCACCTTGCTACTAGGAGCTACAAATAA
- a CDS encoding succinate dehydrogenase cytochrome b subunit: MQWIIKYLTSSIGKKQIMGCTGAFLALFIFGHMCGNFQLLNFDQAAAQASYNAYTEFLTGFNPLHFPVKMIYLVELVLVAAFAIHIFLAIKLKIENKKARGGIEYEVNARKGKKTFATFTMIWSGLFILGFLIQHLMMLKFGEHYLYMNDKGEIIRDMWLTTIQMFANPGWAAFYVVSMFVIGMHLFHAISSAFQTMGIAHQKWTPIIDIAGIVYSVVVALGFGITAVASYYLANQPETQALIEKSRSLQQQYEQQKANANKAAFVIPSVGEVQVSFNIEK, translated from the coding sequence ATGCAATGGATCATCAAGTATCTTACCTCGTCCATTGGTAAGAAGCAGATCATGGGATGCACAGGCGCCTTTCTGGCTCTGTTCATCTTTGGCCACATGTGTGGCAACTTCCAGCTCTTGAACTTCGACCAGGCTGCGGCACAGGCGTCCTACAACGCTTATACCGAATTCCTGACCGGATTCAACCCGCTCCACTTCCCGGTGAAGATGATTTACCTCGTCGAACTGGTACTCGTGGCTGCCTTTGCCATTCACATCTTCCTTGCTATCAAGCTGAAGATTGAAAACAAGAAGGCTCGTGGCGGAATTGAATACGAAGTCAATGCACGCAAGGGCAAGAAGACTTTCGCAACTTTCACCATGATCTGGTCAGGGCTTTTCATTCTCGGCTTCCTCATCCAGCACCTCATGATGCTCAAGTTCGGTGAACACTACCTCTACATGAACGACAAGGGCGAAATCATCCGCGACATGTGGCTCACCACGATCCAGATGTTTGCAAATCCGGGTTGGGCTGCTTTCTATGTTGTTAGCATGTTCGTCATCGGTATGCACCTCTTCCACGCCATCTCCTCTGCATTCCAGACGATGGGTATCGCTCACCAGAAGTGGACCCCGATTATCGATATCGCCGGTATCGTTTATAGCGTCGTCGTGGCACTTGGCTTCGGCATCACCGCTGTTGCCTCTTACTACCTCGCTAACCAGCCTGAAACCCAGGCTCTTATCGAAAAGTCCCGTAGCCTCCAGCAGCAGTACGAACAGCAGAAGGCAAATGCCAACAAGGCTGCTTTCGTCATTCCGTCTGTTGGCGAAGTACAAGTTTCTTTCAATATTGAAAAGTAA
- a CDS encoding succinate dehydrogenase/fumarate reductase iron-sulfur subunit — MSGLNLTLKIWRQKDAKTKGQFETVKINDVSPDMSFLEMLDIVNEEQMKQGKEGFAFDHDCREGICGMCSLVINGMPHGPDHATTTCQLHMRKFKDGDTIVIEPWRAAAFPVIRDCAVDRTAFDRIIAAGGFVSVNTGAAPEASTIPVPKADADRAFDAAACIGCGACVAACKNASAMLFVSAKVSHLSFLPQGKVEAKKRVLAMVAQMDKEGFGNCTNLYECQAACPKGITVDYIAKMNREYLGATVTYAEKVYGKD, encoded by the coding sequence ATGAGCGGACTGAATTTGACTTTGAAGATTTGGCGTCAGAAGGATGCCAAGACCAAGGGACAGTTCGAAACTGTCAAGATCAACGATGTTTCTCCGGACATGTCCTTCCTGGAAATGCTCGACATTGTGAACGAAGAACAGATGAAGCAGGGCAAGGAAGGCTTCGCTTTCGACCACGACTGCCGCGAAGGTATTTGTGGCATGTGCTCTCTTGTCATCAACGGTATGCCGCACGGTCCTGACCATGCAACGACTACCTGCCAGCTTCACATGCGTAAGTTCAAGGATGGCGATACCATCGTGATCGAACCGTGGCGCGCCGCCGCATTTCCGGTTATCCGTGACTGCGCTGTGGACCGTACCGCATTCGACCGCATCATCGCCGCTGGCGGCTTTGTTTCCGTCAACACCGGTGCCGCTCCTGAAGCATCCACGATTCCGGTTCCGAAGGCTGATGCCGACCGCGCCTTCGACGCTGCCGCTTGCATTGGTTGCGGTGCTTGCGTCGCTGCATGTAAGAACGCCTCTGCTATGCTCTTCGTCTCCGCTAAGGTTTCTCACCTCAGCTTCTTGCCGCAGGGCAAGGTCGAAGCAAAGAAGCGCGTTTTGGCCATGGTCGCCCAGATGGACAAGGAAGGCTTCGGCAACTGCACGAACCTTTACGAATGCCAGGCCGCCTGCCCGAAGGGTATCACCGTCGATTACATCGCCAAGATGAACCGCGAATACCTCGGCGCAACCGTGACCTACGCCGAAAAGGTTTATGGCAAGGATTAA